The following proteins are co-located in the Bubalus bubalis isolate 160015118507 breed Murrah chromosome 21, NDDB_SH_1, whole genome shotgun sequence genome:
- the HYAL3 gene encoding hyaluronidase-3 isoform X1 has translation MTMQLGLALVLGVALCLGCGQSLLRAPARPFSVLWNVPSAHCKNRFGVPLPLEALGISANRGQHFHGQNVTIFYKNQLGFYPYLGPRGTAHNGGIPQAVPLGRHLARAAHQIRRSLWPGFAGLAVLDWEEWCPLWAGNWGRRQVYRAASWAWAQWVFPNLDPQEQLHKARVGFEQAARALMEDTLWLGRALQPQGLWGFYRFPACGNGWRGTASKYTGHCHAAAVARNTQLRWLWAASSALFPSIYLPPRLPPAHYQAFVRYRLEEAFRVAVAGHPHPLPVLAYARLTHRSSGRFLSQDELVQTIGVSAALGAAGVVLWGDLSFSSSEEECWHLHDYLLGTLGPYVINVTRAAVACSNQRCHGHGRCAWQNPGQLEVFLHLQPDGSPGAWESFSCRCYHGWAGPTCQEPRPELGPEEAP, from the exons aTGACCATGCAGCTAGGCCTGGCCCTGGTGCTAGGGGTGGCCCTGTGCTTGGGGTGTGGCCAATCCCTGCTGCGGGCCCCTGCACGTCCCTTCTCGGTGCTGTGGAACGTCCCTTCAGCACACTGTAAGAACCGCTTTGGCGTGCCCCTGCCACTCGAGGCCCTGGGCATCTCAGCCAACCGTGGCCAGCATTTCCACGGCCAGAATGTCACCATCTTCTACAAGAACCAGCTTGGCTTCTACCCCTACCTTGGGCCAAGGGGCACAGCTCACAATGGGGGCATCCCACAGGCTGTGCCTCTGGGCCGCCACCTGGCGCGGGCTGCTCATCAGATCCGCCGCAGCCTGTGGCCGGGCTTCGCTGGCCTGGCAGTCCTGGACTGGGAGGAGTGGTGTCCACTCTGGGCTGGGAACTGGGGCCGCCGCCAAGTCTATcgggctgcctcctgggcttgggCACAATGGGTATTCCCCAACCTGGATCCCCAGGAGCAGCTCCACAAGGCCCGTGTTGGCTTCGAACAGGCAGCCCGTGCACTGATGGAGGACACGTTGTGGCTTGGCCGGGCACTGCAGCCCCAGGGGCTCTGGGGCTTCTATCGCTTCCCAGCCTGTGGCAATGGCTGGCGTGGTACGGCTTCCAAGTACACGGGCCACTGCCATGCTGCTGCCGTGGCCCGCAACACCCAACTGCGTTGGCTCTGGGCCGCCTCCAGCGCCCTCTTCCCCAGCATATACCTCCCACCCAGGCTACCACCTGCTCACTACCAGGCATTTGTCCGATACCGCCTGGAGGAGGCCTTCCGTGTGGCCGTTGCTGGGcacccacatcccctgcctgtCCTGGCCTATGCCCGCCTCACACACCGGAGCTCTGGGAGGTTCCTGTCCCAG GATGAACTTGTGCAGACCATTGGTGTGAGCGCGGCACTGGGGGCAGCCGGCGTGGTGCTCTGGGGGGACCTGAGCTTCTCCAGTTCTGAG GAGGAGTGCTGGCATCTCCATGACTACCTACTGGGCACCCTGGGTCCCTATGTGATCAACGTGACCAGGGCAGCCGTGGCCTGCAGTAACCAGCGGTGCCATGGCCATGGCCGTTGTGCTTGGCAAAACCCAGGACAACTAGAAGTCTTTCTGCATCTGCAGCCAGATGGCAGCCCTGGAGCTTGGGAGTCCTTCAGCTGCCGATGTTACCACGGCTGGGCTGGCCCTACCTGCCAGGAGCCCAGGCCTGAGCTTGGGCCTGAAGAAGCACCATAA
- the NAA80 gene encoding LOW QUALITY PROTEIN: N-alpha-acetyltransferase 80 (The sequence of the model RefSeq protein was modified relative to this genomic sequence to represent the inferred CDS: deleted 1 base in 1 codon) translates to MPARGDPEIQLAKPTLDPTHQPELTLSPRLAELTLVSTCHPEMTLSSGSAQLTLDHARQPEETPVPNLVELTLEPVHCRPELLDACADLINEQWPRSRASRLHSLGQSSDAFPLCLMLLSPRPTPEAAPIVVGHARLSRVLDRPQSLLVETVVVARALRGRGFGRRLMEGLEAFARARGFRRLHLTTHDQLHFYAHLGYQLAEPVQGLVFTSRRLPATLLNAFPRAPFPRSPCKVTPSLTAQAAPRVPKGSSSLPPPPLPEPLTSLPPPPAGPPPQSLLETQYQDLRGRPIFWMEKDI, encoded by the exons ATGCCAGCCAGAGGTGACCCTGAGATCCAG CTGGCCAAGCCGACCCTGGATCCTACACACCAGCCAGAGCTGACCCTGAGCCCCAGGCTAGCTGAGCTGACCCTGGTTTCCACATGCCATCCAGAGATGACCCTCAGTTCTGGTTCAGCTCAGCTGACCCTGGATCATGCACGCCAGCCAGAGGAGACCCCAGTCCCCAACCTGGTTGAGctgaccctggagcctgtgcactGCCGACCCGAACTCCTGGATGCCTGTGCCGACCTCATCAACGAGCAGTGGCCCCGCAGCCGTGCCTCCCGCCTCCACTCCTTGGGCCAGTCCTCAGACGCCTTCCCTCTCTGCTTGATGCTGCTAAGCCCCCGACCCACGCCAGAGGCAGCCCCCATTGTGGTGGGCCATGCCCGCCTGTCCCGGGTGCTGGACCGGCCCCAAAGCCTTCTAGTGGAGACCGTGGTGGTGGCCCGGGCACTGAGGGGCCGTGGTTTTGGCCGCCGTCTCATGGAGGGCCTCGAAGCCTTTGCTCGGGCCCGGGGCTTCCGCCGGCTACACCTCACCACCCATGACCAGCTGCACTTTTATGCCCATCTGGGCTACCAGCTGGCTGAGCCAGTGCAGGGCCTGGTCTTCACCAGCCGGCGACTGCCTGCCACCCTGCTCAATGCCTTCCCCAGGGCCCCCTTTCCCCGGTCACCCTGCAAGGTCACCCCTAGCCTGACTGCCCAAGCTGCCCCAAGAGTCCCCAAGGGGTCATCATCActgccaccccctcccctgcctgaACCCCTGACCAGCTTACCCCCACCTCCAGCAGGGCCCCCTCCACAAAGCCTCCTGGAGACACAATACCAAGACCTGAGAGGACGCCCCATATTTTGGATGGAGAAAGACATCTGA
- the HYAL2 gene encoding hyaluronidase-2, producing the protein MWTGLGPAVTLALVLVVAWATELKPTAPPIFTGRPFVVAWDVPTQDCGPRHKMPLDPKDMKAFDVQASPNEGFVNQNITIFYRDRLGMYPHFNSVGRSVHGGVPQNGSLWVHLEMLKGHVEHYIRTQEPAGLAVIDWEDWRPVWVRNWQDKDVYRRLSRQLVAIRHPDWPPERVAKEAQYEFEFAARQFMLETLRFVKAFRPRHLWGFYLFPDCYNHDYVQNWETYTGRCPDVEVSRNDQLAWLWAESTALFPSVYLEETLASSTHGRNFVSFRVQEALRVADVHHANHALPVYVFTRPTYSRGLTGLSEMDLISTIGESAALGAAGVILWGDAGFTTSNETCRRLKDYLTRSLVPYVVNVSWAAQYCSWAQCHGHGRCVRRDPNAHTFLHLSASSFRLVPSHAPDEPRLRPEGELSWADRNHLQTHFRCQCYLGWGGEQCQWDRRRAAGGASGAWAGSHLTGLLAVAVLAFT; encoded by the exons ATGTGGACAGGCCTGGGCCCCGCCGTCACACTGGCCCTGGTGTTGGTGGTGGCATGGGCCACGGAGCTGAAGCCCACAGCACCACCCATCTTCACGGGCCGGCCCTTTGTGGTCGCATGGGATGTGCCCACACAAGACTGTGGCCCACGCCACAAGATGCCATTGGACCCAAAGGACATGAAGGCCTTTGATGTTCAGGCCTCACCTAATGAGGGTTTTGTAAATCAGAACATCACCATCTTCTACCGTGACCGGCTGGGCATGTATCCACACTTCAATTCGGTGGGGAGGTCAGTACATGGTGGTGTGCCACAGAATGGCAGCCTCTGGGTACACCTGGAGATGCTGAAGGGACACGTGGAACACTACATTCGTAcacaggagcctgcagggctggcAGTCATCGACTGGGAGGACTGGCGGCCAGTATGGGTGCGCAACTGGCAGGACAAGGATGTGTACCGCCGATTATCACGCCAGTTGGTGGCCATTCGCCACCCTGATTGGCCACCAGAGCGCGTAGCCAAGGAGGCGCAGTATGAGTTTGAGTTCGCCGCACGGCAGTTCATGCTGGAGACATTGCGATTTGTCAAGGCGTTTCGGCCTCGGCACCTATGGGGCTTCTACCTCTTCCCTGACTGTTACAACCATGATTATGTGCAGAACTGGGAGACCTATACAGGCCGCTGCCCTGATGTTGAGGTCTCCCGAAATGACCAGCTGGCCTGGCTCTGGGCCGAGAGCACGGCCCTCTTCCCCTCTGTCTACCTGGAAGAGACACTGGCTTCCTCCACTCACGGCCGCAACTTTGTCAGCTTTCGTGTCCAGGAGGCTCTTCGCGTGGCTGACGTCCACCATGCCAACCATGCACTCCCGGTCTACGTCTTCACGAGGCCCACCTATAGCCGTGGACTCACAGGGCTTAGCGAG ATGGATCTCATCTCCACCATTGGTGAGAGTGCTGCCCTGGGTGCAGCCGGCGTCATCCTCTGGGGTGACGCAGGGTTTACCACCAGCAAC GAGACCTGCCGACGCCTCAAGGATTATCTGACTCGGTCATTGGTACCCTATGTCGTCAATGTGTCCTGGGCTGCCCAGTACTGCAGCTGGGCCCAGTGCCATGGCCATGGGCGCTGTGTGCGCCGGGACCCCAACGCTCACACCTTCCTGCACCTCAGTGCCAGCAGCTTCCGTCTAGTGCCTAGCCACGCACCTGATGAGCCGCGGCTGCGACCAGAGGGGGAACTCAGTTGGGCCGACCGAAACCACCTACAGACGCACTTTCGCTGCCAGTGCTACTTAGGCTGGGGCGGTGAGCAATGCCAGTGGGACCGCAGGCGGGCAGCTGGGGGTGCCAGTGGGGCCTGGGCTGGGTCCCACCTCACTGGCCTGCTGGCAGTGGCAGTCCTGGCCTTCACCTAG
- the HYAL3 gene encoding hyaluronidase-3 isoform X3, protein MSAESRRGPSQRQRDTDPGEARTRSIPEPGNNMFPSLGHDHAARPGPGARGGPVLGVWPIPAAGPCTSLLGAVERPFSTLLPPAHYQAFVRYRLEEAFRVAVAGHPHPLPVLAYARLTHRSSGRFLSQDELVQTIGVSAALGAAGVVLWGDLSFSSSEEECWHLHDYLLGTLGPYVINVTRAAVACSNQRCHGHGRCAWQNPGQLEVFLHLQPDGSPGAWESFSCRCYHGWAGPTCQEPRPELGPEEAP, encoded by the exons ATGAGCGCCGAGAGCCGGAGGGGTCCGAGCCAGAGACAACGAGATACCGATCCAGGAGAAGCGAGGACGCGGAGCATCCCGGAGCCCGGCAACAACAT gtttccatccctggggcaTGACCATGCAGCTAGGCCTGGCCCTGGTGCTAGGGGTGGCCCTGTGCTTGGGGTGTGGCCAATCCCTGCTGCGGGCCCCTGCACGTCCCTTCTCGGTGCTGTGGAACGTCCCTTCAGCACACT GCTACCACCTGCTCACTACCAGGCATTTGTCCGATACCGCCTGGAGGAGGCCTTCCGTGTGGCCGTTGCTGGGcacccacatcccctgcctgtCCTGGCCTATGCCCGCCTCACACACCGGAGCTCTGGGAGGTTCCTGTCCCAG GATGAACTTGTGCAGACCATTGGTGTGAGCGCGGCACTGGGGGCAGCCGGCGTGGTGCTCTGGGGGGACCTGAGCTTCTCCAGTTCTGAG GAGGAGTGCTGGCATCTCCATGACTACCTACTGGGCACCCTGGGTCCCTATGTGATCAACGTGACCAGGGCAGCCGTGGCCTGCAGTAACCAGCGGTGCCATGGCCATGGCCGTTGTGCTTGGCAAAACCCAGGACAACTAGAAGTCTTTCTGCATCTGCAGCCAGATGGCAGCCCTGGAGCTTGGGAGTCCTTCAGCTGCCGATGTTACCACGGCTGGGCTGGCCCTACCTGCCAGGAGCCCAGGCCTGAGCTTGGGCCTGAAGAAGCACCATAA
- the HYAL1 gene encoding hyaluronidase-1: MRPFSLEVSLHLPWAMAAHLLPVCTLFLNLLSMTQGSRDPVVPNQPFTTIWNANTEWCMKKHGVDVDISIFDVVTNPGQTFRGPNMTIFYSSQLGTYPYYTSAGEPVFGGLPQNASLNAHLAHTFQDILAAMPEPHFSGLAVIDWEAWRPRWAFNWDTKDIYRQRSRALVQKQHPDWLAPRVEAAAQDQFEGAAEEWMAGTLKLGQALRPQGLWGFYNFPECYNYDFKSPNYTGQCPLNIRAQNDQLGWLWGQSHALYPSIYLPAALEGTKKTQMFVQHRVAEAFRVAAGAGDPKLPVLPYMQLFYDMTNHFLPAEELEHSLGESAAQGAAGVVLWVSWANTSTKESCQAIKEYVDTTLGPSILNVTSGARLCSQVLCSGHGRCARRPSYPKARLILNSTSFSIKPTPGGGPLALQGALSLEDRLRMAVEFECRCYRGWRGTRCEQWGMW; this comes from the exons ATGAGGCCTTTCAGCCTTGAG GTTTCCCTACACCTGCCCTGGGCTATGGCAGCCCACTTGCTTCCTGTCTGCACCCTCTTCCTGAACTTGCTCAGCATGACCCAAGGCTCCCGGGACCCTGTGGTCCCCAACCAGCCCTTCACTACCATCTGGAACGCCAACACCGAGTGGTGTATGAAGAAACACGGTGTGGACGTAGACATCAGTATCTTTGATGTGGTGACCAACCCGGGGCAGACCTTCCGCGGCCCTAACATGACCATTTTCTACAGCTCCCAGCTGGGTACCTACCCTTACTATACATCTGCTGGGGAGCCTGTGTTTGGTGGCCTGCCCCAGAATGCCAGCCTGAATGCCCACCTGGCCCACACATTCCAGGACATCCTGGCTGCCATGCCTGAGCCTCACTTCTCAGGGCTCGCAGTCATTGACTGGGAGGCATGGCGCCCACGCTGGGCCTTCAACTGGGACACCAAGGACATTTACCGGCAGCGCTCACGGGCATTGGTACAGAAGCAGCACCCAGACTGGCTAGCTCCTCGGGTGGAGGCCGCAGCTCAGGACCAGTTTGAGGGGGCTGCAGAGGAGTGGATGGCAGGCACCCTCAAGCTGGGACAAGCACTGCGCCCTCAGGGCCTCTGGGGCTTCTATAATTTCCCTGAGTGCTACAACTATGACTTTAAAAGTCCCAACTATACCGGCCAGTGTCCACTAAACATCCGTGCCCAGAATGACCAGCTCGGGTGGCTGTGGGGCCAGAGCCATGCCCTCTACCCCAGCATCTACCTGCCTGCAGCACTGGAGGGCACGAAGAAGACACAGATGTTCGTGCAGCACCGTGTGGCTGAGGCATTCCGTGTGGCAGCGGGTGCGGGGGACCCCAAGCTGCCGGTGCTGCCCTACATGCAGCTCTTCTATGACATGACTAACCACTTTCTGCCCGCG GAGGAGCTGGAACACAGCCTGGGGGAGAGTGCAGCCCAGGGTGCAGCGGGAGTGGTGCTCTGGGTGAGCTGGGCGAACACAAGCACCAAG GAATCATGCCAGGCCATCAAGGAGTATGTGGACACGACGCTGGGACCCTCCATCCTGAATGTGACCAGCGGGGCTCGTCTGTGCAGTCAGGTCCTATGCTCCGGCCATGGCCGTTGTGCCCGGCGCCCCAGTTACCCCAAGGCCCGCCTCATCCTCAACTCCACCAGTTTTTCCATCAAGCCTACGCCTGGTGGTGGGCCCCTGGCCCTACAAGGTGCCCTCTCGCTCGAGGATCGGTTGCGGATGGCAGTGGAATTCGAATGTCGCTGCTACCGTGGGTGGAGGGGGACACGGTGTGAGCAGTGGGGCATGTGGTGA
- the TUSC2 gene encoding tumor suppressor candidate 2 codes for MGASGSKARGLWPFTSAAGGGGPEAAVAEQALVRPRGRVVPPFVFTRRGSMFYDEDGDLAHEFYEETIVTKNGQKRAKLRRVHKNLIPQGTVKLDPPRIHVDFPVILYEV; via the exons ATGGGCGCCAGCGGCTCCAAAGCTCGGGGCCTGTGGCCCTTCACCTCGGCGGCGGGGGGCGGCGGCCCAGAGGCGGCGGTCGCTGAGCAAGCTTTGGTGCGACCGCGAGGCCGAGTCGTGCCTCCCTTCGTATTCACGCGCCGCGG CTCCATGTTCTATGACGAGGATGGGGATCTGGCTCACGAATTCTATGAGGAGACAATCGTCACCAAGAACGGGCAGAAGCGGGCCAAGCTGAGGCGGGTGCATAAGAACCTGATTCCTCAG GGCACCGTGAAGTTGGATCCCCCCCGCATCCACGTGGATTTCCCTGTGATCCTCTATGAGGTGTGA
- the HYAL3 gene encoding hyaluronidase-3 isoform X2 — translation MSAESRRGPSQRQRDTDPGEARTRSIPEPGNNMSRGAAAAEVADAGFHPWGMTMQLGLALVLGVALCLGCGQSLLRAPARPFSVLWNVPSAHCKNRFGVPLPLEALGISANRGQHFHGQNVTIFYKNQLGFYPYLGPRGTAHNGGIPQAVPLGRHLARAAHQIRRSLWPGFAGLAVLDWEEWCPLWAGNWGRRQVYRAASWAWAQWVFPNLDPQEQLHKARVGFEQAARALMEDTLWLGRALQPQGLWGFYRFPACGNGWRGTASKYTGHCHAAAVARNTQLRWLWAASSALFPSIYLPPRLPPAHYQAFVRYRLEEAFRVAVAGHPHPLPVLAYARLTHRSSGRFLSQEECWHLHDYLLGTLGPYVINVTRAAVACSNQRCHGHGRCAWQNPGQLEVFLHLQPDGSPGAWESFSCRCYHGWAGPTCQEPRPELGPEEAP, via the exons ATGAGCGCCGAGAGCCGGAGGGGTCCGAGCCAGAGACAACGAGATACCGATCCAGGAGAAGCGAGGACGCGGAGCATCCCGGAGCCCGGCAACAACAT GTCCAGGGGTGCAGCTGCTGCGGAGGTGGCTGATGCAG gtttccatccctggggcaTGACCATGCAGCTAGGCCTGGCCCTGGTGCTAGGGGTGGCCCTGTGCTTGGGGTGTGGCCAATCCCTGCTGCGGGCCCCTGCACGTCCCTTCTCGGTGCTGTGGAACGTCCCTTCAGCACACTGTAAGAACCGCTTTGGCGTGCCCCTGCCACTCGAGGCCCTGGGCATCTCAGCCAACCGTGGCCAGCATTTCCACGGCCAGAATGTCACCATCTTCTACAAGAACCAGCTTGGCTTCTACCCCTACCTTGGGCCAAGGGGCACAGCTCACAATGGGGGCATCCCACAGGCTGTGCCTCTGGGCCGCCACCTGGCGCGGGCTGCTCATCAGATCCGCCGCAGCCTGTGGCCGGGCTTCGCTGGCCTGGCAGTCCTGGACTGGGAGGAGTGGTGTCCACTCTGGGCTGGGAACTGGGGCCGCCGCCAAGTCTATcgggctgcctcctgggcttgggCACAATGGGTATTCCCCAACCTGGATCCCCAGGAGCAGCTCCACAAGGCCCGTGTTGGCTTCGAACAGGCAGCCCGTGCACTGATGGAGGACACGTTGTGGCTTGGCCGGGCACTGCAGCCCCAGGGGCTCTGGGGCTTCTATCGCTTCCCAGCCTGTGGCAATGGCTGGCGTGGTACGGCTTCCAAGTACACGGGCCACTGCCATGCTGCTGCCGTGGCCCGCAACACCCAACTGCGTTGGCTCTGGGCCGCCTCCAGCGCCCTCTTCCCCAGCATATACCTCCCACCCAGGCTACCACCTGCTCACTACCAGGCATTTGTCCGATACCGCCTGGAGGAGGCCTTCCGTGTGGCCGTTGCTGGGcacccacatcccctgcctgtCCTGGCCTATGCCCGCCTCACACACCGGAGCTCTGGGAGGTTCCTGTCCCAG GAGGAGTGCTGGCATCTCCATGACTACCTACTGGGCACCCTGGGTCCCTATGTGATCAACGTGACCAGGGCAGCCGTGGCCTGCAGTAACCAGCGGTGCCATGGCCATGGCCGTTGTGCTTGGCAAAACCCAGGACAACTAGAAGTCTTTCTGCATCTGCAGCCAGATGGCAGCCCTGGAGCTTGGGAGTCCTTCAGCTGCCGATGTTACCACGGCTGGGCTGGCCCTACCTGCCAGGAGCCCAGGCCTGAGCTTGGGCCTGAAGAAGCACCATAA